The following are encoded in a window of Candidatus Bathyarchaeia archaeon genomic DNA:
- a CDS encoding glycosyltransferase, which produces MRTEPLSVAMVGDCAYVGETLIKYAPPWIKYTHKRRTRGLYSKTLGILFKILFTKAEIFHVHYGLQDHYLVKMLKRQPTVCQFHGSDLRYTLNTRLGWIVKKNLKTADRILVSVPDIIKVAKYFREDAEYLPNPVNLHLFKPAPLPQTDRFRVLLASSLSTMRGADIFLKGFAKFQRNHPNCAVEVIDYGNERWQLLSLLKSLNVKCRVHPRRPHEEMASLYHHVDVVATDFRLPYLHMTSLEAMACHRPVLQSIDNSLYGRNGVPPPPPVVSVEGEEGVVEGLTLLVDPPVRERVAEAQEKYIHAYHNPSQIIEKVACIYTQLLK; this is translated from the coding sequence ATGAGAACTGAGCCGCTCTCCGTCGCGATGGTTGGCGATTGCGCCTACGTCGGTGAGACGCTTATAAAATATGCGCCGCCATGGATCAAGTATACTCACAAACGGAGGACTCGAGGTTTATACTCGAAGACCTTAGGTATATTGTTCAAAATTCTATTCACGAAGGCCGAGATCTTCCACGTCCACTACGGTCTCCAAGATCACTACCTTGTGAAAATGTTGAAGAGGCAACCTACAGTCTGCCAGTTCCACGGCTCCGATCTAAGATATACGCTCAATACTAGACTCGGCTGGATCGTGAAAAAGAACCTGAAAACCGCCGACAGAATACTGGTCTCAGTCCCTGACATAATCAAAGTTGCCAAGTACTTCAGGGAAGATGCCGAGTATCTCCCTAACCCAGTAAACCTCCACCTCTTCAAGCCAGCCCCCCTACCCCAGACGGATAGGTTTAGAGTCCTGCTTGCGTCGAGCCTAAGTACCATGAGGGGCGCAGACATCTTTCTGAAAGGGTTTGCAAAATTTCAACGCAACCACCCCAACTGCGCGGTAGAGGTTATAGATTACGGTAATGAGCGATGGCAGTTGCTCTCTCTACTAAAAAGCCTAAATGTAAAGTGTAGAGTACACCCTAGACGTCCACACGAAGAGATGGCCAGCCTCTATCACCATGTAGATGTAGTTGCAACGGATTTCCGTCTGCCTTACCTCCATATGACATCGCTCGAGGCAATGGCCTGCCATAGACCAGTCCTCCAATCCATAGACAACTCCCTATACGGTAGGAACGGCGTGCCACCCCCACCACCAGTTGTAAGCGTTGAAGGTGAAGAAGGAGTTGTGGAGGGGCTCACCCTTCTAGTTGATCCCCCAGTGAGGGAGAGAGTGGCGGAGGCTCAGGAGAAGTATATCCACGCCTACCATAACCCCTCACAGATCATTGAGAAAGTAGCGTGCATCTATACGCAACTCCTAAAGTGA
- a CDS encoding glycosyltransferase family A protein yields MAEVKAPPNTRGLVSIIIPVHNKVKAERCLREIERQTYPNIEVITVEFKGFPAEKRNYGFRKSRGEYVYFLDEDEYLSPTVVEECVAKAMESYDVVAVPVVKKPTKSYMANSISIIRESTFKTMFFKRRVLEDIGLFDPSFTLCDDLELLERARGAGYKMAAISKGYLIHDEEVGLKDVVYKTLASRRAFRGLKKKYGKAKFNQIVRPVFHRKRIFREILRRPKYIVGVLLTMYIRFITRRLP; encoded by the coding sequence ATGGCGGAGGTGAAAGCCCCTCCCAACACTCGAGGGTTAGTGTCGATAATAATTCCAGTCCATAATAAGGTCAAGGCTGAGAGGTGCCTCCGCGAGATTGAGAGGCAAACATACCCAAATATAGAGGTCATCACGGTAGAGTTCAAGGGTTTCCCTGCTGAGAAGAGGAACTACGGCTTCCGAAAGAGCCGAGGGGAGTATGTGTATTTCCTAGATGAGGACGAATATTTAAGCCCCACGGTGGTTGAAGAGTGCGTGGCTAAAGCTATGGAAAGCTACGACGTAGTGGCGGTGCCAGTCGTCAAGAAGCCAACTAAATCATATATGGCAAACAGTATCTCTATCATTAGGGAGAGCACCTTCAAGACTATGTTCTTCAAGAGAAGAGTGCTAGAAGATATAGGACTCTTCGACCCCTCCTTCACCCTATGCGACGACCTAGAACTCTTGGAGCGTGCGAGAGGAGCTGGCTACAAGATGGCCGCAATATCGAAGGGATACTTAATCCACGATGAGGAGGTCGGGTTGAAGGATGTAGTCTACAAGACACTTGCCTCACGTAGGGCTTTCAGAGGGCTGAAGAAGAAATATGGAAAGGCAAAATTTAACCAGATAGTAAGACCGGTCTTCCACAGGAAGAGAATCTTCAGAGAAATCCTCAGAAGACCTAAATACATTGTAGGTGTTCTCCTCACGATGTACATACGCTTCATCACTAGAAGACTACCGTAG
- a CDS encoding glycosyltransferase: MKKETGRSPTNLACSVVVIARNAEATLEACLRSIKKQSRYPDEIIVVDNGSTDSTSKVATRMEVRVISEPRRGRARARNAGIKAARGDLIVFIDSDAVADESWLVNLLKYQGLEDERVAGVAGNILASNRQKRIPRLLDLVVANCPHYGTGNILYFKRVLEETGGFDERLGAAEDVELAWRIIRRGYTLGFEPRAVVYHNHPERLYSFVRQQFNFGRWSIFAREISQMPRLKTKLLIPFAPLTFFKHLPQARKHPLLPILLTSASISYALGTLTGLLRGPPDLP; encoded by the coding sequence TTGAAGAAAGAGACAGGGCGATCCCCAACAAATTTGGCATGCTCCGTTGTCGTGATAGCACGTAACGCAGAAGCTACATTAGAGGCTTGCCTAAGGTCGATTAAGAAACAGAGCCGATATCCGGACGAAATTATAGTAGTTGACAACGGCTCTACCGACTCGACATCCAAGGTTGCTACCAGAATGGAGGTTAGGGTCATAAGCGAGCCGAGGCGTGGGAGGGCTAGGGCTAGAAACGCCGGGATAAAGGCGGCGAGAGGTGATTTGATCGTCTTCATTGATTCTGACGCGGTGGCAGATGAGAGCTGGTTGGTAAATCTTTTAAAATATCAGGGTTTAGAAGATGAGAGAGTTGCAGGGGTTGCGGGTAACATTCTCGCTAGCAACCGGCAAAAAAGGATTCCGAGGTTGCTAGATCTCGTCGTTGCCAACTGTCCACACTATGGTACTGGGAATATTCTTTACTTTAAGAGGGTTCTAGAGGAGACCGGAGGCTTTGATGAAAGACTTGGGGCTGCCGAAGATGTGGAGTTGGCTTGGAGAATAATCCGTAGAGGGTATACATTAGGGTTCGAGCCTAGGGCAGTGGTTTACCACAACCACCCTGAGAGACTATACAGCTTTGTAAGGCAGCAGTTCAACTTCGGGCGTTGGTCAATATTCGCAAGAGAAATCTCTCAGATGCCCCGCTTGAAGACGAAGCTCCTAATACCTTTCGCGCCACTAACCTTTTTTAAACATCTACCCCAAGCTAGAAAACATCCACTCCTACCCATCCTGCTAACCTCGGCCTCTATAAGCTACGCCCTAGGAACTTTGACTGGGCTACTTAGAGGCCCACCTGACCTACCATGA
- a CDS encoding glycosyltransferase family 4 protein: MKIGVIHRNVATTKGLVGGGDVFLVYLLRALKEKGHTVTLLTTKPTRWDVIERDLGWVFKPDVEGRSSLLPSLEVAGLYRQFLPPLPVLWLKHKCDVTFDSYGRNLFWNTDIIYIHTPPTREELSTKYNRNNLTKTYYNIYRAIAGRLKRGLKTRILTNSEYSKEIISATTGLEARVVYPPVDVKLYRALINCDGLRKNWVATVSRFTAEKRLELIPEIAERVRDAVFHIVGTTPSKQTSSTVIESIKKRSQELGVTGRVKLHINTSFDEKMAVLAASKVYLHTTRDEHFGMAIAEAMSGGLAPIVPDEGGQKEIVPCKDFTYRNLEEAAQKVEYWLNNWSRESALYFAKSAERFSFERFREEIDSIIREVATSKLRG; encoded by the coding sequence ATGAAAATCGGAGTTATACACCGGAATGTGGCTACCACTAAAGGCCTTGTCGGTGGAGGTGATGTATTTCTCGTCTACCTTTTGAGGGCTCTCAAGGAGAAAGGCCACACCGTAACTCTGTTGACCACCAAGCCGACCAGATGGGATGTAATCGAGAGGGATCTCGGATGGGTCTTTAAGCCTGATGTGGAGGGTCGGAGTTCTCTGCTACCCAGCCTTGAGGTGGCTGGCTTATACAGGCAGTTCCTCCCTCCTCTACCAGTGCTGTGGTTGAAGCATAAATGCGACGTAACTTTTGACTCTTATGGACGCAACCTCTTCTGGAACACTGACATAATTTACATACATACCCCTCCAACCAGAGAGGAACTCTCCACCAAGTATAACAGGAACAACCTCACCAAAACATACTATAACATTTACCGAGCTATCGCGGGGCGGTTGAAGCGGGGACTCAAAACTCGGATTCTCACGAACAGCGAATACTCGAAGGAAATAATCTCAGCTACCACTGGGTTGGAAGCCAGAGTAGTCTACCCCCCTGTAGATGTCAAGCTCTATAGGGCGCTGATCAATTGCGACGGTCTTAGGAAGAACTGGGTTGCCACAGTCTCCCGTTTCACGGCGGAGAAGAGACTTGAACTTATCCCCGAGATAGCTGAACGTGTAAGGGACGCGGTTTTTCACATAGTAGGCACCACCCCCTCTAAGCAGACATCCAGCACCGTCATCGAGTCTATAAAGAAAAGAAGCCAAGAGTTGGGAGTGACTGGCAGGGTTAAACTCCACATCAACACATCTTTCGACGAGAAGATGGCTGTGTTGGCAGCTTCAAAGGTCTATCTTCACACAACAAGAGACGAACATTTTGGAATGGCGATCGCCGAGGCGATGAGCGGAGGACTCGCCCCCATAGTGCCAGACGAAGGAGGGCAGAAGGAGATCGTGCCCTGCAAGGACTTCACATACAGAAACCTGGAGGAGGCGGCTCAGAAGGTTGAATACTGGTTGAATAATTGGAGTAGAGAGTCCGCGCTCTACTTCGCCAAATCAGCAGAGAGGTTCAGCTTTGAGAGGTTCAGAGAGGAGATCGACAGCATCATCCGCGAGGTTGCAACCTCAAAACTCAGAGGTTGA
- a CDS encoding glycosyltransferase, with translation MSSLLVKIVTMMLTLNSERWLNKGVLTALKEAAEGYDHHLLVVDGGSTDGTVEAVRATFGDRAIILHCPERNLAVCRNFALDHAPTGADFYCWVDSDIVVPKNFFQRLIPLFDDPSVGTAELTARLEGGGLGSVAGYYKELKSADERGVKVASGGATVCLIMRPELARAIRMDGRLRRAGEDVSLHHQVTERGYKAVVDLDEPVARHIRTPSLQEEVRRLIYRGMARALNLKLHQKVIGGSIIRATLSGLVTIAAWFLLVYGLISAAIWAFIPLPILLVRQAAKLKRPWKIHLAMVGLLLSTVYLVGLLYGFFKYWVFNL, from the coding sequence GTGTCGTCTCTCCTGGTGAAGATTGTAACCATGATGCTCACGCTCAACAGCGAGAGGTGGCTCAATAAAGGTGTTCTAACAGCCCTCAAGGAGGCTGCTGAAGGATATGATCACCATCTCCTAGTCGTAGACGGCGGCTCAACCGACGGTACCGTGGAGGCGGTGAGAGCCACATTTGGGGACAGAGCGATTATACTCCACTGTCCAGAGAGGAATCTCGCGGTATGCAGAAACTTCGCCTTGGATCATGCCCCAACTGGCGCTGACTTCTACTGTTGGGTAGACTCCGACATAGTTGTCCCGAAGAACTTCTTCCAAAGGCTTATCCCCTTATTCGATGATCCTTCGGTGGGGACTGCTGAGCTTACGGCACGCCTCGAAGGCGGCGGGCTTGGTTCAGTAGCTGGGTACTACAAGGAGCTCAAATCAGCTGATGAGAGGGGTGTGAAGGTAGCTAGTGGCGGTGCAACTGTCTGCTTGATTATGCGGCCTGAACTTGCTAGGGCTATACGTATGGATGGGCGGCTCAGGAGGGCGGGGGAGGATGTTTCCCTGCATCATCAGGTTACTGAGCGGGGTTACAAGGCCGTTGTAGATCTGGACGAGCCTGTCGCTAGGCATATTAGAACTCCATCCCTCCAAGAGGAGGTCCGTCGACTAATATATCGAGGTATGGCTAGGGCTCTCAACCTTAAACTCCACCAGAAGGTTATAGGGGGCAGCATCATTAGAGCTACACTTTCAGGATTAGTGACGATTGCGGCTTGGTTTCTCCTCGTCTATGGTTTAATCTCCGCGGCGATTTGGGCGTTTATACCTCTCCCCATTCTGCTTGTGCGGCAAGCGGCAAAACTAAAGAGACCTTGGAAAATCCACCTCGCCATGGTAGGGTTGCTACTCTCCACAGTATATCTGGTGGGTTTACTCTACGGTTTCTTCAAATACTGGGTGTTCAACCTCTGA